The Alligator mississippiensis isolate rAllMis1 chromosome 8, rAllMis1, whole genome shotgun sequence genomic sequence ctccactgaGGTTGTTTGGGACACAGGAAGTGCTTCTTCTCCCCTCCAGGCTGCCAGGCCACACTGCCCATGTGTGGCTGTGAGCTATCTGGCCCCAGTTGGTGACAGGGAGCTGCTGATCTCCTagttcccagccccatgctctaggggggcaggggaggtacaGTCAGTTTAATTCCCACCCCAATGGGGCATcaggatcaggagtgaggggcaccatggtCCCTaatgcccctccaccccctttactgcccacagaagcctggggaggagccactggaggagAAGGATGAGGACgaagaggaggatgaggaggatgaCGGGGCCTCCACACTGTCGTCAGGCTCCGAGGCCCAGGCTTTTGAGGTGCCCGGGGGGGGCCGGGCTGAACCCCTGCCACTGAACGGGGACTGTAAGGACCGGCACCGCGGGACCCCAGGAGGGGGAGGCCATGCCCGGGATTGGCACCCTCCTGATGAGCGATCCCCTGACAAGGCCTCGGAGAGGCCCCCCGGGCCTGAGCGGCGCCACACCAAGGCCTGCTCCCCTGCTGAGAgcgcctgccagcagctgggcacTGCCAAGAAGGATGGGGGCTCCTGTGGCCAGCTAGACAGGGCGGGTAAGGGAACCAGGCAtctggggtgggctgggagcgCCCAGATCCTGGTGCCCTGGGACTCAGGTGTccaagtggggcagggagggggttggttCCAGGGGGCTGGGGTCATGTATGGAATGACAATGTCAGGTCTCGGCATCCAGGACCCGGCTGCATCTGAGAAATGTTagggagggggctgtggagggagaggcaccagcatggtggcaggggggagaggcagagggctgtggttcaggagtgaggggggaggcagggagctgtgggttggggggtgaggggtaccagcatggtggccagggggaaggcagggggctctgggtcaggagtgaggggcagcaggtggtgggcaccccccccacctcagctccatCTCCACACAGGGTCTCCAGCCATGGCAGGCGCTGACCCCTCAGTGCCGGGGTCCCCAGGACGGCCAGGGCTGCAGGCGTTGGACGGGACCCCCTTAGGCTGCAGGTGAGTCGCCTTCCCACATGGAGGCGGGGCAGGGGCCGTGACCAGGCTGTGATGGCTCCAacatcccccccctcccagctctgtgaAGAAGGAGAAGCCAGGGGACCCGGTGGATTGGTCAGTTCGGGATGTCGTTGAGTATTTCACCGAGGCCGGATTCGCTGAGCAGGCGGCTGCTTTCCAGGAGcaggtgggagtgggagtgggggtggggccagggctgggcacagggaTGGGAGGGGACTTGGGGGAtggctcctgggtggggctgggagcaggcccATGGAGAGCTGTGCCCCCAGGCCTGGATCAGAGTTGGCACCCCCTGAACGGTACagcctgccaccccagctcctccccttttTCTTGGCCTTGCCACCTGCCCTGGTGCCTCCCACTTCCTCctaccctaccctgccctgccccaggccccatgctctcCTGGCCTGTTTCTGGTTCAGTGCtgtcctagccctgccccccgggcctgGCTCATGCCACccgttccccctgccccttcccatagTTCCACCCTCTCAGTTCTCCCTACTCCtagcccctccctttcctttgccCTGCCATAGGATGGCTCCACCCCTTTGTtttagccctgccccttcctttgcCCCACCCCCTCAATTGGCCTCACCCCtttcctggccatgcccctgatGGCCACGCCCTGCAGGAGATCGATGGCAAGGCTTTGCTGCTGATGCAACGCTCTGACGTGCTGACGGGGCTATCAATTCGCCTGGGCCCCGCACTCAAGATCTATGAGCACCATGTGAAGGCGCTGCAGGCTGGCCACTTTGATGACGACGAGGCTGACCCCTTCCTGGCctgacactgccccccccccccccacccgcaggTCAGGGCCTGGGGGCGGGGCTAGCACCAAGCCCTGCCTCCATGGATGCAGGATCAGCTGGTTTCTGTCTCTGTGGaaacctgccccccacagggcatcCCAtgtccatggaaaccagccccccACCATATCCCATCTTCATGGAAACCAGTCCCCCACCGCTTCCCTGTGCCATGGCAAGCATCActaggggggcagcaggggcaggaggacccAAGGGTCTGAGTTCTTACCCCCCCAGGAAGAGactgaaggggggagggggcatttgaTGGGGGAATGGGGGCATTGCCAAGGTGATGTCCCTTATCATAGCCATTTCAtacaggggaggggggttggggggttgcTCATTTCAcacccaccactcccccacccctgatcTGTGCTGGGGGGCATTAGATCTGCCCATCCCCTGAACCCCActctcccctgcttctcccccaccctgccctcccatcctggggctctggcagcctgatgccctgccctcccccatcttCTTGTGGGGAGGCTCACTCGGGGCTGGGGCTTGTTCCTCTGGGTTtgttacgggggggggggggggggggaggggggtgttgcaGCCCAGCATCAGCTGCATTTTAATGTCAtaccatccccctgcccctcccccttcctgttTGCCCTGCACCCCCAactcagccctgccccttcctggactttgggttgttttttttttttattaaataaagaaatattggaaagaaaaacaaggctCCTTTCATTAACCAGGACCGGTGTGGGGGGAgcccaggggaggagggaggggatagAGCCCCAGTGCTTGGCTCCCCAGCACCTCCACCTCTCCCCAGCCAGGATCTTTCCAAACCAGGGCAAGAATCCAGGTGACCTGGCCTATAGCACCATGTCTCCCTGCTTCCTTAGGCtaggagtggggcagaagcagactCTGAAGCCTGGCACTGGTGGGCATTGGGGTCTCAGCCATGTTCAcccaggctgtgagcagctgccaAGCTCCACTCTAGAGCTGGGTGCattgggtggggggtaggggcaaTCTGCCTGGGGTCACACATAtgacaccccctccaccccacccgcACCAGCTGTGATTCAAAGGACCGGGCTGGGAGGATGCAGCTCCAGAGCTGGTTCCACTGGTGGGGAGTGCTAGGGCCTAACCTACATGCATTGTTTTACCTCCTTAAACTCCCCATGGGCCcaaggctggagccagctgcctaaGGGAGCAAGGAAGAAACTCAGGAACAACTAGGGGCTGCTCCAGAGGGAACCCAGGTATCCTGGGCAGTGGGTCAGAGCATCAGcttggattggggtgggggggagaacgGGACCTTGTGCCAGGGCAGGAAAGTGCAGTGGTTAGAGCCTCAAGCAGGTTTCTACAGCCCATCCTCCCCTGCACATGGGGCCCAGCCCATGAAGTCAGAGCCAGAAGCTGCTCAAAGTCATCTTTATTTAAAAGATaaagaaatgctttaaaaacCCTCTACAAGCCACCATCAATGCAGGGGGAGAGTCTATAGGGCAgaagtggggggggtggagggagacagCCAGATGTAGAACTCCTGGGGTGGGCTCAGCCCAGGGGACAGCAGGTCACTGCCCCCTCTATTGGCTGAGGCTCAGAGGCCACCTTGGTACCAGGGGAAGAGGATGCCCCCAAGACACCTGCCTTCTCTGAGGGTGGAACAGGTACCACCACGAAGTCCTCCTACCAAGTGATAGTGGGggcagtggagggtccaggcctcCCATTGTCTatgagagggggcagagcagggcacagacaAGCCACATGGGGGTGCCCCATGGATACCAGCTGGTGGCTGAAGTGGGCTCCAACCTCAGTAGAGTGACCCCTagtggccagctccagcctggggaagggggggtgggg encodes the following:
- the SAMD1 gene encoding sterile alpha motif domain-containing protein 1, which codes for MAGPEPPRYQQWILDTIDSLRSRKARPDLERICRMVRRRHGPEPERTRAELEKLIQQRAVLRVSYKGSISYRNAARVQPPRARHPPAPAPPGPAPPPPAPAAAAPAAVSLREMVRYLGGAGGAAAAGGRLTRGRAQALPHDPGPGARGRHDRPRLGPASNPPRPGRAARGKKPGEEPLEEKDEDEEEDEEDDGASTLSSGSEAQAFEVPGGGRAEPLPLNGDCKDRHRGTPGGGGHARDWHPPDERSPDKASERPPGPERRHTKACSPAESACQQLGTAKKDGGSCGQLDRAGSPAMAGADPSVPGSPGRPGLQALDGTPLGCSSVKKEKPGDPVDWSVRDVVEYFTEAGFAEQAAAFQEQEIDGKALLLMQRSDVLTGLSIRLGPALKIYEHHVKALQAGHFDDDEADPFLA